Within the Dryobates pubescens isolate bDryPub1 chromosome 2, bDryPub1.pri, whole genome shotgun sequence genome, the region CATTTAAAACTCAGCATAAAAGCTAGTGTTCAGCCTCCTAGTTGAGATTTTTAAATCCCTTGCTGTGACTTTCAGCTTTAGTTCAGCAAAAGCAATAGCTGCAAGCATCTCCTCTATCATCTGTACCGGTCCCATTTTACAGGATATGGAACTTCTCACATACATGCTTTTGCAGGACTGAAGAACAGAACTATAGATTCTCTCCAGATTTAGCCATGCAGATCAAAAGGTATGCCAGTCACCACCACATCCttctgcaaaaggaaaagggCGACCTCTCAAAGTGCCCACAAGTGTGGGTGGAGCAGGTAACTACTGTTCTGGTGACAAGCCAGAGGGATGAACCTTGAGACCATCAGTTTGACTGTATGTGTAGCACCTTTGTAAATTACTTCAGTAAAAGTGACCTGTGTTAGCTTGACCAGGGTATaaaactgttttggttttttttttcagaactaGGCTAGGGAGGCTGCAGGTGATAATCTTTCATCTGGCTCAGCTACAACTAGAATAGCATGACTTCAATTTCTAACATACCAGCTATTCCCTTCACTTGTGGTgtctcactgtctgctctgtgctgagctaGTCAGCTAGGAAACTTTAAGCTTATTCTTTTTCAGAGGGATTATGCAAATCTGCTGCAGTACAAAATCCACAGAATTACATAAATTAACAGAAAGGGATTAGCTCACAGTGTCTTAAACTGCACATCACTCCTAAAATGTTCAGGAATGACACGGATCAAGGTGCAACATCAATGCTTATGATTCAAACAAAGCTGGCACAACTGGTATTAGAAGAAGTTGAATCCTTTATTAAAAGGATTTTGTACCTGAAATTCTTCCCCAGAATGATTTAACAGTTTGCCTTTGACTGATTAACATAAATAAGGTAAACATACTCTGTTCAAGTGTGACTTCCAGCTACTACATGAGGCTAGAAGCACATCACAAATACATAGATATTTTCAAAAACTCTTAATTCCACTTGTTTTTAAATACTCCTGAGAAAGTAGTTTCTGCTGTCAAAGAAATAAAGTTGCCCTATTAAGGGCAAATTGTAAAAATCTGTTTATTTAAAATAGTTTCTATTTGGAGCTGTAACCTGACATACCAGAGTCTGAGATCTTACTTAGTGCTAGAACATGGATATTGCCTACAGAAATACAAGCAAATGTAAGACACCGTATCTTTACTGTCCACAAGCCAATACTATTTGCTAATTCACAATGATGGGGGAAAGGTAAGTTTTTTTCACATGTATTAAATATTCACATTACAGCCACAGAAATATGACTGATGCCACATACCTGAGATACATTATATCAGTGGTAGCAGGTAGAactgatgggtttttttttaaatccctgtAGACCAAAGTGTAATATCTACAGCTGCAGAAAACCTTGATGTAGACAATGTGTGTAGGCAACATATCTGACTTTCCAAACTCGGCCTTCAGCATGCTTAAAAGATTAGAAAGTGCTATACAGGTACAAAGGTATAGCAATGAGCTCCTCATTATTTCTTGAATGAGTTTTTCATTAATCTGTAATACTGTATAATATAGAAATGCTCTGGTGAGCTTTTTCAATAGTTCTTCTTTCAAAACAATTTTGTAATTATATGAATTAATAAATTTCTCACCAGATGCGACAGATTGCATTGGTGTTTATAAAACCCAAAATTACTGCTCCCTTGACTTAGCTGCTAAAAGTAGTGGAAAATGGAAAGTGGGATAAATTAGGCATGACCTTCTCacttaaaatacaaaaatatgtacaggtttggggtttttctggagtgttttgtttgcctttttttttttttaattccagaaAGAGTAGTTAATTTAGTTCTGTTACTCCACTTACAATGACTTTCACATATCAGCTGTGGCTTGTCATCTTGGTGTAAAGCAGGTCTTCCGAATTCCCTTTACAGACACCACTTCCTGTGCACTGCTGATGAAAAGCTATGTACTGCGGAAAGTGGTCATGTCTTTGGGCTCGCTGCTTGGCACGCACCAGTCATCTGCTTCGTGGTTTGCTTTGTAATGCTTCCAGGCTGCTTTGTTATAGACAGGAAGTCTTTCAATTGATTCTGTTGATAAGGCCTGTAAGTAGAGAAGACTTTTTAATCAAAGTTTAGTAACAGAACAAGCAGTTTCATTAGCAGTTAATTAGAGTTGCTGATAAATTTTAAATGGTGAAGTGTTACATCATACCTTTATGTAAATAACTGCATCTGTGCCGTAGCCCTCTAAGGAATATAGTTTCAGGTCTCCTTGGAAGTACTGCGCATACAGTCGTGATATGGGTAAGCCATAACCAAATCCAGCCTGAGaagaaaaaatgggggggggggtgttattgctatcattatttatttttgtgtgtatatatatatataggtttggtttttttattgctatcattatttttcctctcattcAGTGGTGGCAGCAAGAACTCAGAGTCCTGTCCTAACTGCAGCATATGCAGGATAGATAAGTGTTCTGCTTGAGGCAGCTGATCTTTTGTAAAGAACAGAATTTTGAACAAGTTTAAGTAATTCTTTGTAGTTTAGGGTTTTATGCAATTTTCTAGTTATTTTCAGAAAAATACTTGAATTAAGCTTCAACATTCCAATGGTGATACTTGTTGCATCTACAAAACCAGCACTTCAGAGTTTTGGCTAAATGGTTTCTTTTGTGACAATTAAATATATCCAAGATGACATGGTAGGAAAGATTTGCATACCAAAGGCGTAGCTCGTGACGTCTCAACACGGGGACGTGGTGCTGTTGAATACATATAGTTGAACAGTCTATCGATTTTCCTCATGGGAACACCTCCACCACGATCACTCATCTGGAACAAGAAGAAACATGTAGTATTGTACCCTTGAATACATTTTTATAGAAGACAGCTTCTCTCAAACAATGATCCAAAGTTCAAGGTAAATGTACTATAAAAAAGTTGCCTCTATTCAATTCTGAGTTTTCTTAAATTCTCTCTTACAGCAATGATCAGAGAGGTTAATCCTTCCCTTTCATCCCTTATCCAAACCATTTAAATAAAGTAATACCACAAGAAGCATTCATAAGCTCTTAGAAGCAAGAAAATTCTTAAATCGTGCATTCTTTTTATCTTGTTCATAACTCAGTTTTGTCTTGAGGTCATAACCTTTGCACAAATGCCAGATTCCCTGTATTTTTATCTTGCAGAAGTACTCTCAAGTTAAATGCAATCTCTTAAAACCAATTGCTGAAGGACTAGCAAGAATTGGTTTACTATATTTCAGTTGATGCAGACCTTACGAAAAAGCCAATGCTTGCAGTTGGTTTTTGAAAACCAACATGGGTATtgtacagaagaaaaagaagaaattactcTGCAAACTGCACTTCAGGGAGGTTTGTTTTACAGGGAATGTATAatgtttatttccctttttttatctTTAGTTGTTTCATGCCTGTATGGCTCTGTCATTGCCCCATACAAAATGCTGATATCACAACTGTATGAGGATGCCAGTTCATTTTCAGCCATGGTTGCTTATAAGGTAGGCAAGACATGAGCATGACCAAAGCAGAGAATTCTATTGCAGAACCTTCAGTGCAACTGTGCAACCTTTCCATGCATTTCCTACTGATGTAGTATGTCAAATTCCTCAATGGCATAATGGTCTTGTTACTTACGTACTTGCATCTCATACAATCTATTGTTGGAACCAGATCACCCCTGGCAGAGTGTAATATGCTGCCtatgacagggaaaaaaatactactCAAAATAACCTTCCACAAAATCAAAAAAGTGTGTACCTTCACAGTTAAGTCCTCATTCCCCAGTGCGACGTGCACGTGAATTGGAGGATAAACACATCGATCAGCATTGTGTTCCATGGTGGCTCTCATTGCATTCTGCAATTTTCAAGTACAACTTGAATCTTGTTctcaccactttttttttttcctatttatatatatacatatatatatatatatatacacacacacacacatatatatatattaaaaaaaatcttaaaccATGAATTTAAGAAAGTTACTTTCAGCACATATTTCAGAATTGGGACAAATGTATAAGGTTTTATCAtagtttttttaaatatttctggtttattctgtatcAGTATTTGTATGGTTTACTGTAATATTGCCTATTGTTTAAATATTTAGGGGTTTAAAACAACAGAACGTTTTTATCTACAGGTTTATATGTAGAAGTTTTTGTAATGCATAGTACACACAATATGACGAGATCAAGAGAAGTCTAGGACTGAATTGCTTGAAGAAAGCGCTATAGGAATTGTTATGCATTATACCAGATTTGAAGTATTTTATTCTCTCTTCCTTTAATTACTGTCTTTATACCTTTTAAGTTTCTTTTGACAGAGCTGTCTACTCACAAGGTGTCAGATGTATTCAGTATCTAGACAAAGGTGATAGATCTTCAAAAGCTGTTCATTTTCTACGCAGTTATTATTTGTCTAAATATCACAGTTTAGGTATCTTCCTGCAGTCAAAAAGCAAGGGGGTTGCACTTGCAAAACCATGCTGGTATCTAGAATTGTTTCAAAAAGTCACACACATACAATCTCCCTAAACAAAGTGTATAAAAGAACCATATACTGGTAAGCACACAGACCTTGAAGAGTTCAAAAACCATGTGATAGAGATGTGATGGCACATACACCACTTGCATGGGCTGTCCCGGTGATTTATCTGGAGAAAAGAGAATGTAAGAAAGATACCTAGTTtgctatttcattttattcattCCTACAGTAATTCAAAATGTGTATTTGCATCATTGAGAGAATTTATGAGAGAAAATTTGGACAGAAATCTTTTGAGAAGTCTCTGTTAATCAAGTCAGACTCAAGATTTTCAAATGTGCTTGCTGCTTTAGAAATTGATCTCAAAACTTACTGTGGCATCACTAATTAGTGCGTATAACAGTTGCTTTCTAATACCTGTAAGGAGGTTATAATGAACATAGAGTCAGGATTTTCAGGTGGTGGGAGACCAAGAAACAGTGAGTATCAGACTTGATATAGAGAAAAACATTTCCAACATGACAGTTAAGCATTAGAAGAGTTTCTCATAGATGCTATATAGTAATCGTCCTTGGAAAATTTGTAAGGCCAAACTGCATTAAAGTCTGGTGCAAGCTGGTCTGGCATCATAGCTGTCTGTGGAGGTCAGGCTAGAAACCTCCTGCAGTCTCTCCCAACCCAGATTACCTGTATGATCCTATAGTGCACcaaatatgcagtcaagctcttagcatcaacaaaacctccactctggacttctggagggtggacttcagattacttaaggaactaactcaaaaggtaccttgggaaacagcccttaaaaacaaaagggtccagaagggctggacctacttcaagaaagaaattttgAAGGCATAGGAACAGGCtctgccaatgtgctggaagatgagctgccagggcagatggccagcctggacgggcaatgagcttctgagtgaattaaggggggaaaaaaagggtgtatcatctttggaaggaagaagaggtaacccatggaatgtttaaggatgttgatAGGCCCATTTAgaacttagactggcctctgctgtgaaggacaaaaaatgctgttacaaatatattaatggcaagaggaggggcaaggacaacctccactccttagtggacatggaggggaatattgtaataAAAGATGagtaaaaggcagaggtacttaacaccttctttccttcaatttttaatagcaggataggttgtcttccagacaactggcctcctgagctggcagatggagtcagggagctgtatagttcccctgtaatccaggaggaagtagttagagacctgcttagccacttggatctccacaagtccatgggaccggatgggatccatcctagggtgctgagagagctggcagatgagctggccaagccactctccatcatttttcaatagtcctggctccctggagaagtcccagatgactgaaagctggccaatgtgatgtccatccacaagaagcatctgggggcaggtgttgatctattagagggtaggagagctctgcagtgggaacctgacaggctggacagatggacagagtctgacagcatgagatttaacacatctaagtgccagattctacacattggccacaacaaccccatgcagtgctccaggctggggtcagagtggctggagagcagccaggcagaaagggacctaggggtactggttgacagtaggctgaacatgagccagcagtgtgcccaggtggcacctggcctgcatcaggaatagtgtggccagcaggagcagggaggtcattctgcccctgtactcagcactggttaggccacaccttgagtcctgtgtccaattctgggcccctcagtttaggaaagatggcGAGTTgctcaaacatgtccagagaagggcaacaaagctggtgaggggttggagcacaagccctgtgaggagaggctgagggagctggggttgtgtagcctggagaagaggaggctcaggggagaccttattgctgtctacaactacctgaagggaggttgtagccaggtgggggttggtttcttctcccaggcaacctgtgtcagaatgagaggacacagtctcaagctgcaccaggggaggtttaggctggatgttaggaagaaattcctcacagaaagtgattggccattggaatgggctgcccagggaggtggtggagtcaccatcactggaggtatttagactggatgaggcacttggtgccatggtttagttgattaggtggtgttgggtgataggttggactcgatctcaaaggtcttttccaacctagtttattctattctacaccaCAACCTGTTCTCGGATTTATTAGATATAAGCTGACTTCTAACAAGAAACCTTCATAAAAATGATAGACAATTTTGCCTATAAAACTGTTAATAGtttttgtcccttttttttaaagaataaattctaaaaaaaaaatcatggggAAATGTTCATTTTACATCAAAATTTAAGGAAAGCTTGCTCAGAAAATTCTGCTGGCTCTTAAGGTTCTTTCAGTTCAACAAAATACTTTCTCACTAGATTCTGTTAGTGACCAGTGCTTTATGAACATAAAAGGTGAAGACTACTGATATTAAACCACCTAGAACAAATtgttattgtggccaatgtgtagaacaaATTGTTCTAGCTGTGCACAGCAAGAAGAAAATGGAGACAGGAATCAGAATTTGAAATACATCAGCTTCTTCAAGTCAGTGTCTTCCTGACATGCTCCCCCGCCCCAGATCCCATGCCTAAGGCTCAAATAATAGTCTCCACTCTCAGCTATGGGCATTTGCCTTGAGTCAGGTTTAACTCACCTTCACAATTCATTGAGTAAAAGGCCACTCCTTTTGTAAAAATTGAACACTTTGTTCTGGCTTCTGGAACACATATGCCATTAAATGACCCCTCAGTGCAGAAAATGAGTTAGCGTGACTGATGGTTTCCTACAAATGTTTCTAGTATTGTGCTCCAAAGATGAGACGTAAATAAAGCCTTTACCCTTGATACAGATGCCCAGTATTGTACAGTAGGAAGGAAGGACCTGGAATTTGCCTTCAGCTTCACAGGCCAAATTTCTGTGGTTGCACCTTGGGTTTCACAATTACTTGTAGGATCAGTTTTGACTGCTTGTTTTTGTAGGTCTGTCTGAACTtggcctctcatgttacaatctaaacttcaagccccatgatactttgcacCAGCCAGCATTTGCATTTTGAAGCTGttgtgacagcagcatggtattgagaatcagcagcagattcaactctaCCCATGACAAATGCACAGTGTAGGGTGAAGACATACAAGAAACCttaagagagggaaagaggctgGTAAGTCTGTTACATTAACATCTGTAGTGTCAAAAAACTGTTCTACTAATTTCAGTTTTCCAAGTAAAGGTAGGAACAGAGAAAgccaggtttaaaaaaaaaaaaaaaggcctaaAAAATTACCCTTACTGATTTATGACAGCAGAGGTAAAGAATGCTTTACTAcatggaaggggaaggaaatgtTTCAGTCCCAGCTACTTTAGAGGATGCCATTACTACATTCCAGACAGCGCTTCATCCCACATTCACTTACTGTTCAACTCTTCAAGGATGAGTTCTGGAGAGCTCATGTAATATAAGTCACAAAGGCTCTTGGCACTTTCGTAGCCATCTataataaaaatacagaaagtTCAATTCCCCCCTctactttggggtttttttctaaacACTCTGTGCTGTCAGATTTTGTATTTTCCCACAACAGCTGGGTTTACATGGAAATGTGACAAAACTGTGTTACACTTTAAACAAAAGCTCTGCTCCAGGTAGGAAAGAGCTAATCAGTATATGAATATGAAGAAGGGCCTGTCAGTGTAGACATTCATATCAGTTTTCAGGATTCTTGGGTTTACCTCTAATAACTTCCACAACGTTGCAGGTAGGATCAATGCTTCCAATGTGTTTTGGATGAGCTGGATTAATTTTCCCACCAAACAGTAAAGCTGCCAAATAAATACAGTATTAGTTAACAACCAATATAATTTTATAATTGTAGGTTGTTTCTTCAGTTTTTGCTAAATAGGAATTTATAGGTAAGCTGTAATTCCCATCTTCACCACACTTGAAAGCCTCCtattaataaatatttttaagaaTTGTCTTAAAATTTAATTCACAGATAGCAAAACAAATAGTGTACTCCTGAGAAGCATTTAAATACGCTGACACCATACAGGTATCATTTCTCCTCCTTTTAACAATGGCACTTACAGTGTTGATTGAGGAGCATTCTAATTGAAATGCGACTCATGTAGAAACGGTCTAAAAAGTACTGCACATTCTGTGAGGTCACTGGATCAATGCCAAAGCTTTCCTTGTACTCTATCACTCCTTGAGCCATCGTAGGAATTACATCGTTATGTCGATTCCGGATTTTTATCACAGTGTCTGTAAAACTAAAATTAATACATTGTTAGTAGTTCACTTCCAAGGGCATTTAATACTCCTAGAATAAAACAGCCTACAAAAAAGACCGTAATATACAGAAGTATCACAGGGCTGTCTATGGCAGAAAGAAGACAGGTCAGTcttcacagcctgttccaagcaaCTAGCATTATTGATTATTTATAAACAATATTATTATCTTAATTACTGACAAGAAAAAGTGAAAACTCTGCAAACCATTTTTTAATGTAGGTGATTCCAATCCTGTCAAACAGTTGCAGACAACCAACAAAATCTACTTTACAGGTGAGAAGTTGCATACGTCAGGTCTAACATTAAAAGTAAGCAATTGGTAAACACTTGGTCAAGTTTATCATATTCATAGCTTCTTCAGTCCTGACCACAATGATATGGCATAGAAATGCTGTGTTTCACATTTTAATGTACTCTCCTTTAGGGGACAGAGGGCGATACTACTACAATTCTTGTGTAAAGATTGGAGATAGCTGATTTTTTTCTCAAACTGTCATTTTCTTGCCAGCCCTTCTACAAAATAATAACACATGTGACAGCAAATCCTTACCTATGAATAGCCCCTGAATCTTCTGAGCTTTTGTCCTTAAAGTCAAGAATTTCCTGAAGACTTTGGACatacctttggaaaaaaaaaacatgacAAAGACCAATCTTAACATGCCTCCCCAAATCCAAATCCCTTTGGCAAGTAATTTATGGTGTTCAAAGTTGCTTGTTTCCAAATCACTGGATTTCATCAACCTATCCCCTGTGAATTTTCTTAGGTTCTGATGTTTTCTTCCAAATTTTCCAGAGCAATGAATTCCACAATGTAATTAGAATGCATAAAAGATCCTCCTTGTGTTTCAAACCCAGTAGGTGATGAATTATTTGCAGCCCCCAGCAAGTTCCTGTTATTAGCAAAATCTTCCCAGCTTGTTTGTGATTTAAGTGTTTCTGCCATCTCTTTCCTTAGACATGTATCTTCCAAGCTGAAGAATTCTATTTGGTTTCTCCTCACGTAGAAGTTGTTTCTCCTCATGCAGAAGttgttccaaccctctgattaTCCCTCTTGGTCTTTTCTGTTCAGGATAGAGTCACTAGAACTGTGTGTAATTCAGAGGAATAATGGGCTAACACGGTGGTACAATTACATTCCTCTCTGTAACTTAGCTCCTAGCACTAtttgccttcttgtccaccaacTGATACATTCAGAAAAATAGTCCCAGGAGCAtcaaaactttttttccccgtTGTAAGCAAGCAAGCATACAAGGAGAGGAGGTTCCTCTCTTTGCTCTACTTTGCATTTCTCCAGCTGGAATTCATTTCCCATTTGATCAATGTGATTTAATATCATGAGAATTTAAGCATTTGTATTTCATTAAGAGCTTCCATCTTCATTGATAGCTTCTTTAATATTCAGTCATCTAATCAATCCCACTTACTCACTGGCAGATTTTCTGTTCTCTTCAATGTAAAAGCCTTTCCAGTAGTTAGGCACCTTGACCTTACAGAAGTTGAAGTGTTAAGTTCCTTACTTGAGAATAAATTTCACTTTTCAAAGgatgccttttcttcttttaatagCCTCATTCTTCGTGTTGTTTTACATATTTTGGCTATAAGCTGTTTCTTCATCTTTTCTACACCTTTACTCTTAACCTACAATAACCTGTCTTTTAAGTGGTTTCTGCTATGTTTTGCAAGCATTTTCCTGCTTCATTGGTTTCTTCAACTCAATTCTTCATTTTAGGTAAGTTCCCTGTTAAACGCCGTTCTGGTGGATTTCTGGTTTTAGGGGATTCTCACACATGACTGTTTGAGATACTTAATGATTTTTAATTCCCTTGTGGGTTCTGTTAATTGCTCCTAAAGTTTTCTTTCCCAAGTCTGTAAATTTAGTTTCTGATTTAGGTCGCAATGGGATATATAGTCAGTCTAAACAAGCGATGGTCATGTAACAAGCACATGAAACGTTCTTTCTGTGGAAGAGAATTAGTTCCTCCAACTTCTGTATGTGCAGAAGGTCACCCTTTAAAGGTATGAAAGGACATTGTTCTTACCAGCTCTGCACCAGTTGAACTGAAGGTGTTCTTAGGAGGTTATCTGGAAGCAGGCTTATTTCCTTCATTATGTTTGCCAGCCTCACAGGCAATTCTTGTCGCAGAAACATAAATGAAGTCTTTTCGCAAGCATTTTCAGATCCTAAGCCCAAAATGAATATATGACAACTTCAGAATAAAATCAGTACTTACAGCAGAGACCTACACAAATGCTTACTTTTTTGAATAAGATCTATATAGTTTCATTTTAAAGTTTACTCCACTGGTCTGGCAAGCTAGTATTTCTTTCACAACCACAGTCCATTTATATTTCAAAACATAAACTAGAgaaagctcccagctctctcgcAGTAGCAAAAATCAACATACATAAAGTAACTGGTGCAATAGCTGCAGACCTGTACTATTCAGCTTTAAAAAACACTTAAATCCATGTAACTTGTTCACTTTATTTACAGCAAACATTGAGTGTAACTAGCACTGATCAAACAGTGTGTAATTTGAGTATGTTAGGCAAATGGAATCAGCACAAGAAATGATTTCTGGGAAAGATGCTTGAGAAAATATGGTCCCATACACCCTGCATGATCACTGATCTTCCTGAATTACCGTAACTCATACTGGAACACTTTTAGAAAATCAGTTCTGTAATAGTTGTCTAGCTTTTCAGCTTGATCTGTTGTAGTTTAAATTCCCTGTCGTACAAGAATGGAAGACAAATTAATTCCCATCAATACTGAGAGAGAAATCAAAGTAGGACAGCTACTGTGCAGTCATTAAAATAGTAGTTCTTTCATACATttaattcttaaaaaaaaaaaaaataaagctagcAGCTAAATAGCTGCACCTGTTCATAATTGACCTATCCTTTTATAAAGACAGGTGTCACCCATGTGGGTGGCAATTAAATGTGGTTATTAAGACCAAGATGTAAATTTACTCCTGTAACACTTGTTTTACTAGGTGAGAGAAAGGAGGGTGCAGAGTTGGGAAGAGGCCAAGGAATGCTGTACTTTATTCTCAGCCAGACTTCTCACTAGAATTCAAGTGTGGCAGATGAACAGGTTAGTAAGTTCAGGTGCTGTTTATCAGCTGCAGTGAACCACGTACCTCAGGCTTTTGGTGTTTCACAACAGGCAACTCCTAAAAACTAACTATGGTGTTTCTGTTCAGTTTACTCCTTCCATTTGGAAAGGAGTTGGGGGAAGAAGGTTAATGGAAGAAATatggaaaaagagaaagctggGAGTGTCTTGACCTGGAAAAATCTTCACCAAATTGAGTTTAGTTTAATGAATCCAGACTCATGTATGTCAGAAACTACACTGATGAGAAAATGTCAAGTTAATGTAATACAGAAAGTGAATAGCTTACAAAAAATTCCTCCTCGGTGACACTTACCAGTATCACACATTGTCTATATATGGCCTCTGTGCAGAAACCCTACATTCTTCTCCCTAGTTGTACTGTATTTCAGGTAAGACTATTACTGGCCTTTCCCTTGAGTGAAATTCCACAAACAAGTCAGATTGAAGATATTGGAATGCCACAATAATCTTAAATGCCTCATATAGTCAGCAAATGACACCCCACAAATTGTATTTTTATCTGGAGACCATATCTTTGCCATCCTGGGTCAACTATCTGTCATTAAATCcttaaacaaaagagaaaataaaatgtaaaaagtTTTCAATATTATCTTTACCTTATGCTCAGGTACTAACAGCAGAAATGTAGCCTAATTTCTGGCAGGAGGCAATACCATGTCCTGGAAATAACCACTGATTTTAAGGTAAGCAGTTTTTCATTGCTGTTTTAGTCATAAAATAATACAGGTCAAAGTGAACTCTGAATTGCAAGATTCTTTGCTTGAATGTATGGTGGAGTTTCTGTACAAATCTGGAGGATTAAGTATTGGACACATTTTATTGCAATGTACAAAATGCTGAA harbors:
- the PDK1 gene encoding pyruvate dehydrogenase (acetyl-transferring) kinase isozyme 1, mitochondrial; the protein is MRLLRALLRAASPGSIPQQVDFYSRFSPSPLSMKQFLDFGSENACEKTSFMFLRQELPVRLANIMKEISLLPDNLLRTPSVQLVQSWYVQSLQEILDFKDKSSEDSGAIHSFTDTVIKIRNRHNDVIPTMAQGVIEYKESFGIDPVTSQNVQYFLDRFYMSRISIRMLLNQHSLLFGGKINPAHPKHIGSIDPTCNVVEVIRDGYESAKSLCDLYYMSSPELILEELNNKSPGQPMQVVYVPSHLYHMVFELFKNAMRATMEHNADRCVYPPIHVHVALGNEDLTVKMSDRGGGVPMRKIDRLFNYMYSTAPRPRVETSRATPLAGFGYGLPISRLYAQYFQGDLKLYSLEGYGTDAVIYIKALSTESIERLPVYNKAAWKHYKANHEADDWCVPSSEPKDMTTFRST